The nucleotide sequence CGGTCCAATCAGTGAGCACCGAGTGGATTCATATTCTATTTATGTTACAATGGCGGGCTTCCTATCCTAAGAAACTTTACGGCGCTGCTCACTGGATCGTCACAAGAACGTAGACCAGTATTGGTTTAGCGCACGTAAGCACACCTTGCTCCATTCGGCTTGGTTCCCGATGATCCTTTGGCAGGGCGCCGCTGCGCAGAAAGCAATGTAACTTGGCAGGTATAGCCTGTcctcgacaaaaaaaaaaaaagaccttgGTCAAACGACTTTTGGCCATGCAAGCCATGGTCAAATGCTTTCTTTCATCTCGTAAAATCGCCCAAGCTGCAAGCGGTTAAGACCGTTGGGTCGCAGATACCGGAAAGCTAACGGCAAGAAGGCTTGACGGGAGGGCGCTTTTGGCTATCGCGTGTACGGAGTACAACTCAACTACATGCTGTGCCGCGAGGCGGCCTTAGGTAGATGTAAACTAGGTCTAGAAAAGGGGTTGTCACGTATAACACAACGCAATCCATACATATGCGATGCGGACACCACAGATCACTGTACATGTTTTGTTTACTAGGTAATTAGATTGTTGCTTTCTTCAAAGTATGCTTCTGGCGGCGTTATGAAACGACTCAAAGAACAACAAAGTATCAAGCATGGCGTCAAAACAGGTTCGGAGTCCCAAAGAGATTAGAAGCCAGACAAGAATCAAAAGGCAAATCCATTCACTTAATGTGCCTTATCTCCGCGCATTGTGATTTTATTTCACAGGGTTTTCATGGGAAACCCCGATGGTACCGTTTCCATGACCGCATCTTCTGCTTGGAATACAGAAACATATACATTTTCCCCTGTTGCATCCCAAATATCCATGTTCGAATTACGATCCTTCAATCACAAATAACCGTACAGCCAGCACGTCATGAAACGCAAGACAAACCAAGAGACAAGAGACTTGCAATCCGGGGGTATGAAGACAAATAAAAATATGAATATGGCTAGCGTATGAAAGAATCGAATTTTTTGCTTGTGTCATCATATCGTAACAAGAGGGCTCCGACAACAGCAATCAAAATATGTACTGTTTCCTTGCTGGCCGGAAGCCTTCTTCTAGGCGCCGTTCTGTTTCTCCATCATTACTATGTGCATATTTCTGTGGCTTCATCATGAGCCACATGAAGGAGGCAGAAGGGTGTTGGCGTCTGTCGCTGTTTATTCCACTGGCTGCGCTTTATTCCTCTTGCCAAAAAGCCCCGTGCGTGTCCTGGACTTTGACCGGGCCTTCATGTCTGATTTTGCTGAttttgtcgattttggcGAAGTTGCTTCCGTGCTGCCGTCGTCATCGTACTTTGACTTGTGAATCCAGCTGTTGCCAACCATGTTCATCCCCTTTGCCTCGGCCATGCGGTAGAACTTTGCGCTCTTCTTCAGGTTCTTTTTGCACCCAATGCCCTGTGCATAGCAAAATCCTGCTTCGGCGAGCGCGTCGACATCTCCCCATGCTATTGTGATTGGGTTTTGTTAGTCCTAGTTCTCAAACACTCAAAGAAGCAACCAGCTCCGAGGCCACGTCAAGGGGAGACTTACTGCCGGCAATCTCGAAACACCTCAAAGCAAGTGCCTTATCCTGGTCAATTCCCCAGCCATTCATGTGGCTGACGCCCAGTTCGTATATGCTGAGGGCGAACTGTGCCTTTCTCGTCTTGTTCTCCAGGAAGTCGACCCTCTTCCCTTCTTGAACCTGGCCCTCGTCGTCAGCCACCTCCAATCCGGCGCACTCGGCGGCCTTGCGAAGCCACTCGACACCTTCCTTGGGATTGGCTCGCATTCCCCACCCATGCCTACATGCCAGTGCGAACAGCAACATCCCCGTCGGATGCCCCTGGCGCGCTGCATGCCTCAGGTGGTACGTCGACTCGTTGAGTTTGCCTTCCTGATGCAGCTCAATAGCTTTGGTCACGTGCTCCTCCGCAGGAATGTCGGCCGCCGATGCCAGTGAGTGGAGGGACCTTGTAGGCTTGACCGTGCTAGCCGAGTCACTCGTTGCTATCGAGGCTGCGGTCTGCTTAACGGCGAGCGTTCGGCCACGAGGACCGTCCTCTGACGATCGGCCACCATCTGTCGATGGTCGGCTGGAGTTGGGAGAGGGTTGCATCGTCGGCCGGAGGACTTCGGCGCTAAGTTTGCTTCGTTCTAATGACTGCCGGGGCATGCCACTCGAGGAACTTGATGGTCGCGTCGGTGGTGATGGAGGTGCGTGTCCGATAGCAAGCATGCTTTCTTGCGTCTGGGGTTCAAAGGGTGTAGACCTCTGCAGCATCTTTCCCCTAGGAAGTGAATATTTGGAGTAGATATATGATGGTGCTCCAGGGCCTTCAGTGGTAGAGTCCGGGAAACCTTCGCTGTGAAGGCTTACTGGAGTATGCGCAGTGTCGTCAGCAAAGACGAACGATCCATGACTGTCGGATGACTGCTGGCGGACTGGCGGTTCGAAACTGGGTGTCCCAGCTCTACTGAGAGGCCTAGAGAAGTTGAACGACGGCCTGGGTAGAGGTGCAGACATATCCGACGCGATTGAGGGTGACCTATGGAATGAGCCGACAGATGGCGAAGCAAGGCCTCCGCTGCTGGTTGAAAATTTTCGTAACGCATGTGAGTGCATTGGCGAGAAAGCAGACGATGCGCTGAGTCTATCATCGTCTGCCACCTCAGACGAAGCTGATATTGTACTTGGTGACCTATTAGGAAACAGAGCACGCGGTGGCGCAAGGCCGTGCATGTCATTTGAAACTGTTTGCCTCAGCTTCTCTGGGGAttgggagaaagaaaaactgCGCATCGAGGAGGCCTGAGATGGCGACTGTCTGTGTTCGGTTTCCCTGAGCGGAGACACCGGCTCTGGTGTCTTGTTTCGACTACGGACGCTGCCCATTGGCGATGGCGAACGTTCTCTCCTGGCCCCGAAGAAGCCTTCATCCTCCTGGACCGTCTCCGGCAATCTTCCGCGCATTTGGTTGGCATTGCCGGGCATAGGCATCGGTTCATCAGGAGTCGGCGGGATGCGACTCATGCGTGGGTGCATCGACATAGGCCGGTTCAAGTGCTCTTCTATCTCCGCATGGCTTCCGAACCCAGCCGGTGGCTGCAGGGGCGGATGTTCAGGTGAATCGCCATAGTCCGAACTGGAATCCTGGGACATGGACCTGAAATACTCCGACCTGGCCTGCACGACGAGCGGACTCTCGGTGGTCAACGGTGGTAACCTGCTGATTCTTTTGTCTGCTTTTGCGCTTTGCTCTAGTTGCTTTGCGAGCATCCGACTGTGCAGCGCAAATGCATCGAGTGGAGATAGCTCTGGGGGCGCCTCGCCGGCGACGTGAACTCGAGGGGACTTGAGCGGTCGGGGAATGGAGACCTGCGACTGCGATCGCAGGTCAATGAAGTTTGGTCGTGGAGCTGTCATGGTGACCGCTGCGACTCAAAACCATAAAATGATGGGTGAGAGGAGCGGCCGTGATGGACGTAACCGCGTTTTCCTTCGTGAGTTTTCGAGAATTGATGCACTCTGCCTGGTTCGTCTGTTGTTTTCGGTCGTGCGTGTGGGCGTGACGTAGTGTCTGGGTTTGTTGATTTCTGTGCGAGTAGACGAACTGGAATGTTCGCGGCCGTCGATGCTGTTGTTTTCCCGTAGGTCTATTTAGTCGGTCGTTTCGGTGTCGACTGGTATGAttagtgttttttttctagcTCGTCGCAGTACCGTGGATTATTTCGGGCTGGCAACTTGGAAGGCGAAACCAAATTGAAGTGGCGTGGTTGTGCGAGATGGCTAGGTATGCACGTTTTGTAGCCTGTTAAAGCCACTTTGTAATGGgtgttgttttttgtttgaatttttttttttaaagctGTCCACCCTGGAACGGCTTTTCCTTGCTTCTCTGCTAGGTAATTTGTTGCTGCAATTTCTGGTATGGTAGCGGAAAGTCGAAAGGAGTGTGTGCAGCTTGGGGCCTGGTGCCGGCTAAGGCTAGGGTGTGCGGGGagcagcagtagcagcgCATAAATGACGAGATGGATGTCAAACTATgggcgggcggcggcagaaCAGGGACGGTACGTGTAGCGGGAGAAGTCGTCGCAGAAGGATTCTCGGCCATGCAGGATGCAGGGACGCTGCAAGCAGTGAAGGAAAAGATGATGGTTTCGAAATTCAATCAATCTAACAAAACCATAGTGGCTATGTCTTCTGTTTGCAGCGTGTGACGATGTGGCAGAGCATAACACAGCGGCGTTTTTTGTCGTATGCGTTTAGGTGATTGACAGACAGAAGCCAAACGGAGGGGCGATGCGCATCAACGATTCGTGTTTTGACGGTCGATCAAGCCGGAGTCAAGGCGCAAACGACAAAGAGGCAGGATTTCGATGGAGACCGCGAAAAAGATACTAAAATCGGACaagagcaagcaagcaagcaagcacatGCAACTAAGCGAATGAATGAATTGAGCAAGACCTGCTGAGGATGAcggccctttttttgtttgagtTGGCAGACTCGAAGTACCAAACAATAAAGAGAtgagagagggaaaaaaaacccccccttAAGCCTAAAGGGGTCTCACGACAGAACAAACAAggtgggaaaggggagagcTCGGCATTGGACAATGTGATAGATTATTGCACGCAACCGTCTGTCTTGTCGAGATTGGAAGCAATATTGCAACGATAAATTTTGGGGAACAACGACCTGGAACCCGAACCCCAGTAAGAGGGGACGGAGAGATGGTGCCCCTGCGTCGTAAGCTAGTCCCAATACGGTTAGCGTCAAAGGGACGAGCAGCCTGGCTTGACTGGGGTTAAATTTAGATCCACTCAGGTACCGAGTCGTTACTTTCAAGGCCAGCCAAAAAAAGGTACCCTAACTGCCTTGGACAGCCCAGATTTTGACCCAGTCACCCAGTAGCAGCGACCACAGCGAACAAATGATCAGGTAACAGTGGAGTGGAGGTTACTAAAATGTTCCCGTCAAGTTGAATACATAGTACAACAATGTTTTTATTCGCTTCGAAGTCGCTATGGTTATTaggtttgaaaaaaaaaaacctccgACTGCCAACTGACACTTAGAAAGTTCGGACCGAACCAGGAAAACCGTTCACAAGAAATACCGGGGGTGAGAAGCAATAATAACAACAACAGGaatgagggaaaaaaaaaaatctttgGCCCCCATACCCTCTTATTACTTCGTAACTTATTAATACCAATTACAGCAGAAGGGGTCACGTTCTCAGTTTATTGCATCTTCTCCAGCTCTCATTTCCGTTGTCCAATCGATGGACGCATCTGCGCCCCATCACCAAATCAGCACACGCTACCAAACGGCGGTCCCTTGCCCCAGTTGCGACCTTGGTTTGTGTATCCGACATGTCCCAGAACCGGATTCCGCCCCCACTATTTCGAGACCTTTTGACTCCTGGACCCTACTTGGTTACTACGGATCGACGACTTCTTTCGGTTCTTTCGCTTCCAGACTATTTCTCTGCTACAAAAAAGAACCCCATCAAAGCGTTGATCATGGAGAGAGGACCCATCGATCAATCAAGCAGTCATCAGTCATCCCATTTCATCAAACAGCATGCAGGTTTGCTAGTGGACACGGACCTTTTGTCAAACGGCTACTTGACTTTCTTGGCAGCACGGATGACACTCATCTGACTTGTAGCAGACTTCTAGCCTCGACAGGACAACTCGTATATGTCGCTTGGCTTGCCCCGCCGCTTTAGGAAAACCGGGCAGCTGTACCACCCGTCCGTCGTAGAGCCTTGTGAACATGCATGTACTTTAACATATCGTGCCATGTTGGCGGTTGAAAGGTATTAATTCTAGAACTAATGCGTCTTAGTTGTAGGTTAAAAGGCCACTAGATCTAGTCTAGCGTGTTACCGCAAAGCTGTACCGCAGAACCGGTCGCTGTCTCAAGGGAGGTACTCGACAGTCGCATGCCGCATGCATACCTCTCAACAACAAAGACAACAACAATAactagaagaaaaaaaggagggggagaagaaaaaaaaaagaagaaaaaataacaCTCACGTCATTCCCGAATCCTTCCACCTCCCTACAATGCTCTCAGTAGGGATCCCCTCTTATGTACATGCTTAGTGTACATTACATGTGCATACATGTAGATTCTCCAAACGATCCTCTTTGAGTCTCATATTAATATCGTCCAATCAATGAGGACCACGACCCAGAATCGCTTAGTCTTGTTCAAAGTACAAGTACTATACATAACTCAAACATGCACTGGCACCCAATGAACTGGACATAGAATTCTCAAAAGTTGACCTCGGTTACAAAGAACCTGGAATCGGCACCAGTGATCAGACGCTACTTGCTATGTCTGCAACAAATAAACGGCACTGTCGATCACAGGGCCGTTGTTTTGCCGTTGCCTCTGGCGGGCGGACGTGCAACCACAACAGCGCCCTACGGGATTACTGGGCCACCTAAACATGCGAAGCATTCAAGGATGTTCTAGATCTTTTTCTGCAGCACCGGCGCCATTCAAAGCTCTGTGCTTGCACATCTGCCGCTGAAGCGGGGTGGTGACACCCGCTTTTGTTGCGAGGTCCAAGGTTCAGATGGTGGTATACCGGGCCGGAGATGAGAGGGCTGGTTGTTAGAAAGCACGGGTCCTCCCTGTCGGCACTGATGCACTGCATTTATGCATGAGCGAGCGCCCACGGCTGATAAGAGTGCCGTCAAGAGATACACGATAAGCTCCTAATTGCTATCGCTTAACACCGGCTGGTCCCAAGGGTTGGGTTGGGTTGGCACAAGCCTCTGTACCTGTATAAGTGAGTGCTGCCAACATAGGTAGTTTGACATGGTACAGACTGGAGAACGCATTTCCACCTTCCGAGGGAAAGTTTCCCTTTGCACACGTAACCCCATGCGCTTGCGGGACTTGATTGTGGCTTCTCATTGCTTCGCTCATATATAATTGGGTCTGTTCGGATCTATAACAGAATTCGAGACCTTCGGGAGTGTGACAACTActattctagttctagattagTCCACAGCGATTGACGATGACTGAATGGTTCTGTCAGCAACCTCCATGAACTACCACCATGACCACTTTTCGGGTTAACCAATGGTGGCAAGAGTTTGTGCACATCTTTTTGCGTCTCAGTAGCCAAGAATAATAATCTGCGGATATGTCTATGATATAGATTTTGCTCGTCCGACGATCTGAATGTGTACATGGTGTAGTATGAAGCATATGCCGTGGGGGTTTTCACGGTCCCTCTTAGATAACCAATGCAGCAAACAAGCAAAGACGAAAGTAAGGGACAGAAGATAATAGcaataaaaacaaacaatatAACGCCTAAAACCATGCAACAGAAAGAGTAGAAGCACAAGAGGGTGAAAGAAAAGCAAGTCACGATGAAACCTccaaaatacaaaccaaagtCGTGATACAATAGCTTTTATCTTCCTCTAGCATTTCTATCCTTCTCTCCCCTTTTATCACACCCGAGGATTTTTTATGAGTCTCGTGGTTTTCTACAGGTTCTTCGACTGCATCTTCTTGATCCTCGTGACACCCTCGAACGTCATACGATCAATGGCGGCCGCGACTGTCAAGGTACCACCGAGAATGGCACACAGACCGGTCAAGAAGCCCGCAAAGGTCTTTGTGCGGACCTCGCGGTTGATGACCTTCATAGGTGAGATATCCTGAGGGCAAAACGGCTGTTAGCAACATGAACATGCCAGCCACACTGCGACTGTCCTGGCTAAGAACGAAGAAAAGGGATGGAGGGGAGAAAACATACGTATGAAAAGAATACACCCGGAATACCACCCCTAGAGTGCATACGCTCCTTGTGGCCATCTTCGCCGTCATCGCCACCAGCCAGACTCCTCTTGTGGCTAGTGACCGAGTACTGGTGCGTCTCGACGCTGCCATCGCCTGAGTAGCCGTAGGTACCAACACCGTGGTCATGCATGGTGGCAAGGTGGGTCCTCTTCTCCCAGCCGAGCGGCAGGTACGAGGTGGGGACGATCTTGACAAAGTACATGTAGTTGAAGTTGGGGTCCACGGTGGTCTGGATGACGCCGTCGAGCGGGTTGATATGGTGGTTCGTCCAGGGCATgttcttgtccttgttgcCAAGCTTTTCGAGGGCGGAGGGCGGCAGCTGAGGTCCGAAGCGCAGCGAGTGGATGGTGTGGCTGAACGAGTGGCCGCCCTCAACGGGAGTGTCCCAGTAGTTCTTGAGGTCATGGACGTGCATGTTGCCGTTGCTGAAACTGCGACCGGGGGCGAGGTGGAAGTTGCCGACGACCTTGTTGACGCGCAGGCTGCCAGCGATCTGGCATCCCTCGTGGCGCTGCTCGTCCAGGCGCTCGGCGTAGTGCTCGCGCGTGCATTGCTCGACGTTCTCGCCGCGGCCAAAGGCCCACGATGCCTGGGCGTACGCCTCACGCACCTCGTCACACGTGTTACAACAGCCGGCCTTCTTGGCGTTGGCCGGGGCCGGGGCGCCGTAGCAGCCGCCGCAGTAGTTGGGGTCCAGATGCGTAGCAGCCTCGTCCTCGGCGTGGAGAGCCAGGGTCTTGGCGTCGATGACACCGCCACCTTCGGACTGGGGTCGGAGGCGGACCTTGATGACACCGTGCTGCACGCCGTGTTGTTGCTCGCCCGAGACGTCCATCACATCGAGGGTCAGGAGCTCGCAGGGCACCCTTGGGAATGTTATGTTGAGGTGGATTTCCATGCGGTCTCCTGGGGAGTTGAAGAGTTGTACATGTCAGCAAATAGTAAGAGGCAATTTGTCGAAGCACACCTTTCAAATGGCACACAAACCTCTGCTCTTGTCAACAATCAGCTCCGGGTGTATGTCTATCCTGCGGTAGTCTGCCCATTCTCCCCAGGCCAGGTACAGGACCACGATCAGTGAGACGATGGTGATGATTCCACCCGAAGTTGTCCTGATGCGGGCATCCTCGACCGTCTTTGTGAAGGCATCAAGCCTGGTGAACCTCGACTTTGGCGCCATTGTGTGGGTTGGCTTGTTCCTCGGCGCTCAGGCGCAATGCGCAAGACGTGAGAGGATCCTTTGGTGGCTTTCTGTTTTGAGCGAAAGAGGATCCAATCTTTTCCTGAATATCCCTAAAAAGGCTCGAGAACCCAGCTCGACTGTAGAAGATATTCAAGCACAAGACTAAAGAGATGTGTAGGAATCACTTGTCCAAGGAAGGTGATTGATCATTCATAAGGGTCCACACTGGGCAACTAAAGGAGTGGAAATAGGCGCATCAAGAGGACAGCTTCGCGATGGTGCATTCTCCAATTCGGGGCGCGCTGGGGACCAAGTCCCACCCATACATGCTTTAAGGCCAGCAAGGCCAGTTCTCAGTATCGTTGGAAGACCCTTGTCATTAAGAGATAAATCGAGCCAATGAAATTACGGAATTGAAACCGGGGGCCGCCAAACGCTTAGTACGGAGTAGGGAAGGACCATGTTATGTTGAATAAAGGGTTAGGGGTGGACCTATCCGCTATCCTCTCAAGCCTCTTTCGAAGGGGCAGCAGAACTGAGTCCACAGGCGACGGCGATCATTAAATCTGGGGGAAGGTGAAGTGAAAACCTTTATGAATATTTAAAGGAGAATATAAGCAGTCGACGAGCTCTTCTCATTCTGCCTGTGTCATTTCAAAAAAGAAGTCCGGACCAGGAATTGTAGCTCCTGTCAACTGCCAAACAACCAACACCAACACTTCCTGAACCTGAAAAATGGCATCCCCCCTAACCCGAACCCTCGCCCGCCTCCGGTCACCAACCTACCCAAACACTGGCTCCGTCGCGCGCGACCACCTAGCCTCGGAGCGGACATTCCTAGCCTGGATTCGGACGGGGCTGGGCTTCGTGGCCCTCGGCATTGCCATCGAACGCTTCTCTCAGCTTGACCTGTCCGAGCTACTGCACCCCCAATCGTCACCAACAACgacggcaacggcaacagcaacagcagcatcaTCTTCTCAGAACCAGCGAGCCCAGAGTCAGCAGGACAGAGACCAGACCAGAGCCCTAGTGGGTCCCCTGCTCGGCCTTGGGTCCGGCAGCATCGTCTACGGTGCCGCCCGTTACTTTTCCAACCTCGTAATGTTAGAGAGGGGACTGTTTAGACCTGCCTACTACGGAGTCGCCGTCCTTGCCGCCGGCGTGGCGGGCTTGTCAGGGGGGCTTTATGGAAACGTTGTGAGGATAGGCAGGAGGAATCGGGAGGAGGCGGAGTGACGAGcgttcttttttccttcctggcTTGGGTTTCCTTTTTATTTTCacattgtttctttttttgtgcttACCCTACCCGACTTTCTTTTGCTGGATTTTGACCGAAGGTACACCGGGCAGTGTATCGGTCGTTGCAGAGACAGCAATATATAGTATTTTTTGTGCATGGCTGACTTAGGCGCTATTGAAGTCTTTCACCTTGACCGATGCATCAGAACTGAGGTTTTCTGTTGTTCAAGATGGGCTCTCCAACGGGTCTGCTttgaaagagaaagaaaaggcaaAGATGCACGCGACTCAAGATGGACTATTTACACGGTAAATGTGGATATTAACGCCGGTGGTTTGATCAAAACCCAGAGATTTCTCACAGAAAAACACCACTAACCACCTAAACTCAAACACCTGGCATCCCATTCCGGATGTTATCATACTGACTGACCGGGTATGCTAGCAAGTTGGTTGACTTATCCAACACATCCAACCCCACCCCCCTGGCAACCGTGCCGACCAAGCTCTGGTCGCCCTTGCGGTCACCGCTCGCCTCCCAAAAgacggcgccgccgaggccctTCTGCTTCATGTACCGCGTTTTCTCCCTGGCCGAGTCGACCGTGTCATATGTGACGAACTCCCTCTTCGCTGCGTCGTAGCTGTAGCTGGCCTTTGCAACGTTGTCATAGGCCACGATTGCGCCGGGCCGCGGCAGGTCCTTGTACAGCCAGACGCCGCGCTCGATGGAGCCGTCGCCCAGGCCGCTGAAAGGCTTGCCCAGGCCGCCGGTGGATGCAAACGAGCGGCCGTAGAGCGGGAGGCCCAGCGTGATCTTGGCCGCGTCGATGCCGCGGGCAAAGTAGTCCTGGACGGCCTTTTCGGTGCTGAACTTGGTGGCCACCTTATTCTGATCGTCGAGGTAGAGGTTTGACTGGTGTCCCGTGGTGGTGTCCCAGGATCCTGCGTAGTCGTACGCCATCAGGTTCCAAAAGTCGACAAACTTGTCCATGCCCTCGAGGTTCATGTTGCCGTAATTTTCAGGACC is from Pyricularia oryzae 70-15 chromosome 2, whole genome shotgun sequence and encodes:
- a CDS encoding endoplasmic reticulum-Golgi intermediate compartment protein 3; amino-acid sequence: MAPKSRFTRLDAFTKTVEDARIRTTSGGIITIVSLIVVLYLAWGEWADYRRIDIHPELIVDKSRGDRMEIHLNITFPRVPCELLTLDVMDVSGEQQHGVQHGVIKVRLRPQSEGGGVIDAKTLALHAEDEAATHLDPNYCGGCYGAPAPANAKKAGCCNTCDEVREAYAQASWAFGRGENVEQCTREHYAERLDEQRHEGCQIAGSLRVNKVVGNFHLAPGRSFSNGNMHVHDLKNYWDTPVEGGHSFSHTIHSLRFGPQLPPSALEKLGNKDKNMPWTNHHINPLDGVIQTTVDPNFNYMYFVKIVPTSYLPLGWEKRTHLATMHDHGVGTYGYSGDGSVETHQYSVTSHKRSLAGGDDGEDGHKERMHSRGGIPGVFFSYDISPMKVINREVRTKTFAGFLTGLCAILGGTLTVAAAIDRMTFEGVTRIKKMQSKNL